Proteins encoded in a region of the Labrus mixtus chromosome 19, fLabMix1.1, whole genome shotgun sequence genome:
- the LOC132994260 gene encoding phthioceranic/hydroxyphthioceranic acid synthase-like, whose product MEESEDGIAVVGIGCSFPGGEGLDNFWKVLVEGRNCSMPIPRERFDLTKWYDPDDNKAGKSRTAKAALIDGFNEFDHKFFGISDNEVEQMDPQQKQLLQCVYRALENAGIPMEKASGTRTGVFIGLMNRDYETNAAHVHPSVINHWTGTGLAMSIAANRVSYIFNFTGPSLSIDCACSSSLVALHLACQSIKQGDCDMALCGGVNCIIEPRVFVALSKAKMISPDGASKPFSNRADGYGRGEGCGVVLLKPLKKAIQDHDHIWGIISKTAVNQDGRSVTPITKPSMSQQEELLRRIYSESDLANVQYIEAHGTGTPVGDPTEAGSISKVIAKAKPPGAETLWIGSVKGNIGHTESAAGVAGLIKVLLMMKHETIVPTVFFTEETASVDVKALNIKVPKEAVKWEASGARMAGVNNFGFGGTNAHAIVKQHKQTWVKHKNVAKQTKYFVLSANSPKSLTLLIEDTIKELEADSIVDLDSLLYTSACRRSHLKHKYRKAIVVSSVVDLKQKLNAAAGKYVSQSYSDPRLVFVFCGNGVTYYGMCKQLLKHEPAFRDKVREISNLFQRLSKLNVLDRLESEFEGSDFTNPDVVQPVLFAIQVAITSLLRDWGVKPDVILGHSVGEVAAAHCSGLLSLEDAVKVIYVRSTLQSKITGGKMLVISNMATSEVTSLLPKYSGRVCLAALNSPLSCTLSGDVVAIESLHKELSTSANSENIFLCLLDVPAAYHSCTMDQILTEVEEKIGSLHVNGLDTKLFSTVTGKEVQQGDFCTGEYWARNIREPVAFEQAVRSAAKGQKNTVFVEIGPRRALQRNIIETLGHDTAVLASVQPEKDHETLTSVVSKLFELGVHVNWDTFYKGSETIPLPIPKYQFDCSDRDIIIAAAQKNTSNHPVLFRAGSESNVFSCDLTSDSFYLKEHKHNGIPIIPGAFYAELGLAAFMASTKPKVPLSSVHLSVGFHSPFVLTQNSPEMKVQLQQTETETRFMVFSPSAMYASGTVFSKKERLIEEQCISIKSILKRCKSVVSAPEFYGYLSQGGFQYGDVFQNKGDVHYGEDLKEAVACVTIPQEIRFQLHDYCIHPVVLDFLMQLVPVTVKQFFADRQGFPTKIGSLIVGEPLQDEMIVYLRATDVGTDHLEICGCFADKEGRVLVEVKHVIIKYIGSGSHVVEEYFYHNNFSVIPECITSGPPPRALVFNDHIGISFGLQQYLDSRSRYVSLTHAKDCLCHGFPSLLANLHITDIENNFDDVLFLWGKEDLTSLAADVVLQNLANCCEILRQIALELKRVNFPNSIRTITYCSSDLTVDHIRPGFVLSGMTRSFAAEIPDLLFQLIDIHSTSAKDIEALSEVIRSCPCSKYPELVVKDGLILKPSIVRTPPEIIDSSKGSFASTMSEPCILQTTDAHEVVQLNCIHFEENAQPISDTSVEIRPTKICIHSSDYFPVSDSHLRFGQTLYWNKHSSQNHKLLALDFSGTITAVGKYVTKLKMGDHVACCYPVVATSKVRVPEDVCYSTKRFPFLQKPPCVSYFVLAWEILHRALPRAKHNLGIESCVPDSSLIKVLALTSYKSGWNVIVSTQCNGTFKDVNQIDAFVILPPFDESLILKICNLPSVKHVVFICDSQMQCLLAQDLFHSMKDSVHVQTIQMPVILHKGSLNAKRPYIYQWLKSLNLSSKFALESYTFQSMTSDSNESLNTEKPQSYFHSKKLAVLSLEKDTGSTLSNNPLLPTRKQLFQKRAVYVVAGGLSGLGFETVKFISQRGGEYIVILSRSKPTPKVQLEIHNIEKKCKNCITTMECDISVSQDVHKVISVIGQKFPNSPIRGVFHSAVVLHDGLIETLDRSLYEKVLKPKVNGALNLHHATQHCQLDYFVCYSSMSAFLGNAAQTNYAAANTFLDMFCHYRRKLGLPGQSINWGALNLGLLLHKDNYQRFLEAKGMMVLDVAEIHKSLEQCLLLNRPQQAVCRFHFRNIRYNILSQNAALTMRLSALVEEAFQKSKETDSHSKPTNPVSPKEYVNSLLCETTDMDKKELKEGCLLSTLGIDSMQAMTLQNVIFQQRGVNVPLVKLLDPNATLSTIVAILNEEGENICDNQKSVPAQEMEDVSTRL is encoded by the exons ATGGAAGAATCTGAAGACGGTATCGCCGTGGTCGGCATCGGATGCAGCTTTCCGGGGG GGGAAGGACTTGACAACTTCTGGAAGGTTCTGGTTGAAGGGAGAAACTGTTCTATGCCGATTCCCAGAGAGAGATTTGACTTAACCAAGTGGTACGACCCTGATGACAACAAAGCTGGTAAATCACGTACAGCCAAGGCCGCTCTTATTGACGG GTTCAATGAATTTGACCACAAGTTTTTCGGTATCAGTGATAATGAAGTGGAACAAATGGATCCTcaacaaaaacagcttcttCAGTGTGTCTACAGAGCGTTAGAAAATGCTGGAATCCCAATGGAGAAGGCCAGTGGGACCAGGACAGGAGTCTTCATTG gcctgATGAACAGAGATTATGAAACAAATGCTGCTCATGTGCATCCAAGTGTTATCAACCACTGGACTGGCACGGGGCTTGCCATGAGTATTGCAGCAAACAGAGTCTCGTACATCTTCAACTTCACTGGGCCTTCACTGTCCATAGACTGTGCCTGCTCATCATCTCTTGTGGCCCTTCATCTTGCCTGTCAATCCATTAAACAAG GTGATTGTGACATGGCTCTGTGTGGAGGAGTCAACTGTATAATCGAGCCAAGAGTGTTTGTTGCTCTGAGCAAGGCCAAGATGATCTCACCTGACGGGGCCAGCAAACCATTCTCCAACAGAGCAGATGGTTATGGTAGAGGGGAGGGCTGTGGTGTAGTTCTGCTGAAGCCATTAAAAAAG gCCATTCAAGACCATGACCATATCTGGGGGATCATCAGCAAAACAGCAGTCAACCAAGATGGACGCTCAGTAACTCCAATCACCAAACCCTCCATGTCACAACAAGAAGAACTCCTGCGCAGAATCTACTCAGAGTCTGACCTCGCCAATGTCCAGTACATAGAGGCACATGGGACTGGAACCCCAGTTGGAGACCCAACAGAGGCAGGAAGCATCTCAAAAGTCATAGCCAAAGCCAAACCTCCTGGTGCAGAGACACTCTGGATTGGCTCTGTGAAGGGCAACATTGGACATACAGAATCTGCTGCTGGAGTAGCCGGACTAATTAAAGTTCTCCTTATGATGAAGCATGAGACCATTGTTCCCACAGTTTTCTTCACTGAAGAGACTGCCAGTGTGGATGTCAAAGCGCTGAACATTAAGGTTCCCAAGGAAGCGGTAAAGTGGGAAGCCTCTGGTGCAAGGATGGCTGGAGTGAACAACTTTGGCTTTGGGGGTACGAACGCACATGCTATTGtcaaacagcacaaacaaacatgggtCAAGCATAAGAATGTTGCAAAACAGACTAAATATTTTGTCTTGTCAGCAAATTCCCCAAAATCTCTTACTCTGTTAATTGAAGACACCATTAAAGAGCTGGAAGCAGATAGCATAGTTGATCTGGATTCTCTGTTGTACACATCAGCTTGTAGGAGGAGCCATctaaaacataaatacaggaaggCCATTGTGGTTTCATCTGTAGTTGATCTTAAACAGAAGTTAAATGCAGCTGCAGGCAAATATGTTAGCCAATCCTACTCAGATCCAAggttagtgtttgttttttgtggaaATGGTGTCACTTACTATGGAATGTGCAAACAGCTACTAAAACATGAACCTGCATTCAGGGATAAGGTTAGAGAAATTTCAAACCTTTTCCAAAGACTGAGTAAGCTGAATGTATTGGACAGACTTGAGAGTGAGTTTGAGGGAAGTGACTTTACAAATCCAGATGTTGTCCAACCAGTCCTCTTTGCTATCCAAGTCGCAATTACCAGCTTGCTCAGAGACTGGGGTGTCAAGCCAGATGTGATTCTTGGACACTCAGTAGGCGAGGTTGCAGCTGCCCACTGTTCTGGCCTCTTGTCTCTTGAGGATGCCGTAAAAGTTATCTATGTCCGCAGCACTCTCCAGAGCAAAATCACCGGGGGGAAGATGCTTGTGATCAGCAACATGGCTACATCAGAGGTGACTTCTCTTCTCCCAAAATACTCTGGTAGAGTTTGCCTTGCTGCTTTAAACAGCCCACTGTCTTGTACCCTCTCAGGTGATGTCGTTGCAATCGAAAGCCTCCATAAGGAGCTAAGCACCTCAGCCAACAGTGAAAATATTTTCCTATGTTTGCTGGATGTACCTGCTGCTTACCACAGCTGCACGATGGACCAAATTCTGACAGAAGTTGAGGAGAAAATTGGATCCTTACATGTGAATGGTCTTGACACAAAGTTATTTTCAACGGTGACAGGCAAGGAAGTCCAACAGGGTGATTTCTGCACTGGAGAATACTGGGCTAGAAACATTCGCGAGCCAGTAGCTTTTGAGCAGGCAGTGAGATCAGCAGCAAAAGGACAGAAGAATACAGTCTTTGTGGAGATAGGACCAAGAAGGGCTCTGCAGAGAAATATAATCGAAACTTTGGGTCATGACACAGCTGTTCTTGCATCTGTGCAGCCAGAGAAAGATCATGAAACATTAACATCTGTTGTTTCTAAGCTCTTCGAACTGGGTGTCCATGTAAATTGGGACACCTTCTACAAAGGATCTGAGACAATCCCTCTACCTATTCCGAAATACCAGTTTGATTGCTCAGACAGAGATATAAtcattgcagcagcacagaaaaaCACTAGTAATCATCCTGTGCTCTTTCGGGCAGGAAGTGAAAGCAATGTTTTCAGCTGTGACCTGACATCTGACTCTTTCTACCTGAAAGAACACAAGCACAATGGTATACCAATCATCCCTGGTGCCTTCTATGCCGAATTGGGTTTAGCCGCGTTCATGGCCAGTACCAAACCAAAAGTACCACTTAGCTCAGTACATCTCAGCGTTGGTTTTCACAGTCCTTTTGTTTTAACCCAGAACTCACCTGAAATGAAAGTGCAACtacaacaaacagagacagaaactaGATTCATGGTATTCTCCCCATCTGCGATGTATGCATCAGGCACAGTGTTTTCAAAGAAAGAGAGGTTGATTGAGGAGCAGTGCATTTCAATTAAATCCATCCTCAAAAGATGCAAATCTGTAGTGAGCGCTCCCGAGTTCTATGGGTACCTCTCTCAAGGAGGCTTTCAGTATGGAGATGTCTTCCAGAATAAGGGGGACGTTCACTATGGAGAGGATCTTAAGGAGGCTGTTGCATGTGTCACAATTCCACAAGAAATCCGTTTTCAGCTGCATGACTACTGCATTCATCCTGTTGTGCTGGATTTCCTGATGCAGCTTGTCCCAGTTACAGTAAAGCAATTTTTTGCAGATAGACAAGGATTTCCTACCAAAATAGGCAGTCTAATAGTGGGCGAGCCCCTGCAAGATGAGATGATTGTTTATCTGAGAGCAACTGATGTGGGAACCGATCACCTTGAGATTTGTGGCTGTTTTGCAGATAAAGAAGGAAGAGTGTTGGTTGAGGTTAAGCATGTGATAATCAAGTATATTGGAAGTGGCTCTCATGTAGTTGAGGAGTATTTCTATCATAATAACTTCAGTGTAATCCCTGAATGCATCACATCTGGTCCTCCTCCAAGGGCTTTGGTCTTCAATGACCATATAGGGATCTCGTTTGGCCTCCAACAGTATTTGGACTCAAGGTCTAGATACGTTTCTTTGACACATGCAAAAGATTGCTTGTGCCATGGGTTTCCATCTCTCTTGGCAAATCTCCACATAACAGATATTGAGAATAACTTTGATGATGTCTTATTTTTGTGGGGTAAGGAAGACCTCACTTCATTGGCAGCTGATGTTGTCCTGCAGAATTTGGCCAACTGCTGTGAGATTTTACGCCAAATAGCATTGGAGCTGAAAAGAGTTAATTTTCCAAACTCCATCAGAACAATCACCTACTGCTCATCTGACCTCACAGTGGACCATATACGTCCAGGTTTTGTACTTTCTGGCATGACAAGATCATTTGCTGCAGAGATACCAGACCTTTTATTTCAGCTGATTGATATACACAGTACCTCTGCCAAGGACATTGAAGCTCTCTCTGAGGTCATCAGGTCTTGTCCATGCAGCAAGTACCCAGAGTTGGTGGTGAAAGATGGGCTGATTCTGAAACCTTCTATTGTTCGTACTCCACCTGAAATCATTGACAGTTCAAAAGGTAGTTTTGCCTCTACAATGTCTGAGCCCTGCATCCTTCAAACAACTGATGCACATGAGGTGGTCCAACTGAATTGCATTCACTTTGAGGAGAATGCCCAGCCAATCAGTGATACATCAGTTGAAATTCGGCCCACTAAGATATGTATTCATTCATCTGACTACTTCCCTGTCAGTGATTCACATCTAAGATTTGGCCAGACATTGTACTGGAACAAACACTCATCACAGAACCACAAGCTACTGGCTCTTGACTTTAGTGGTACTATTACAGCTGTTGGAAAATATGTCACTAAATTGAAAATGGGAGACCATGTAGCTTGCTGTTATCCAGTGGTGGCAACCAGCAAGGTCAGAGTTCCAGAGGACGTGTGCTACAGCACCAAACGATTCCCATTCCTTCAAAAACCACCCTGTGTTTCCTACTTTGTGCTAGCATGGGAGATCTTGCATCGGGCCTTACCCAGAGCCAAACATAATCTAGGGATTGAATCCTGTGTGCCTGATTCTAGTCTGATAAAAGTCTTGGCACTCACATCTTATAAGTCAGGTTGGAATGTGATTGTTAGCACACAGTGCAATGgcacttttaaagatgtcaatCAAATTGATGCATTTGTCATCCTGCCTCCATTTGATGAATCTCTGATTCTTAAAATCTGCAACCTCCCAAGTGTCAAACATGTTGTCTTCATTTGTGATTCTCAGATGCAGTGTTTGCTTGCTCAGGATTTGTTCCACAGTATGAAGGACAGTGTTCATGTGCAGACAATTCAGATGCCTGTCATTTTGCACAAGGGATCCTTGAATGCAAAAAGGCCATACATTTATCAGTGGCTTAAGTCCCTGAACCTGAGTAGCAAATTTGCTCTTGAAAGCTACACCTTTCAAAGTATGACATCTGACAGCAATGAGAGCCTAAACACAGAGAAACCACAATCATACTTCCACTCAAAGAAGTTGGCTGTTCTTAGTCTGGAAAAAGATACTGGCAGTACACTATCTAACAACCCATTGCTGCCAACAAGGAAACAGCTTTTCCAAAAGAGAGCAGTGTACGTAGTGGCTGGTGGTCTTTCTGGCCTGGGCTTTGAAACTGTCAAGTTTATCTCACAAAGAGGCGGTGAGTACATTGTCATACTCTCCAGGAGCAAGCCCACACCAAAAGTACAGCTGGAGATACACAACATAGAGAAGAAGTGTAAAAACTGCATTACCACCATGGAATGTGACATATCTGTATCCCAGGATGTACACAAAGTTATCAGTGTCATCGGCCAGAAATTCCCCAATAGTCCAATCAGAGGAGTTTTTCACAGCGCAGTTGTCTTACATGATGGGCTCATTGAGACCCTTGACAGATCTCTCTATGAGAAAGTTCTCAAACCCAAAGTAAATGGTGCGCTGAATTTGCACCATGCAACACAGCACTGTCAGTTGGATTACTTCGTGTGTTACTCTTCCATGTCAGCTTTTCTTGGAAATGCAGCACAAACAAACTATGCAGCTGCCAACACATTCCTCGACATGTTCTGTCACTACCGGCGCAAACTTGGGCTTCCTGGACAGTCAATCAACTGGGGAGCCCTAAACCTTGGTCTCCTCTTGCACAAGGATAATTACCAGCGGTTTCTTGAGGCAAAGGGGATGATGGTTTTGGATGTGGCTGAGATTCATAAAAGCCTGGAGCAGTGTCTTTTGCTCAATCGGCCCCAGCAGGCCGTATGTAGGTTTCACTTCAGAAACATCCGATACAACATCCTCTCTCAAAATGCAGCCTTGACCATGCGCTTATCAGCTTTGGTAGAGGAGGCTTTCCAAAAATCTAAAGAGACAGACTCTCACTCTAAACCAACTAATCCAGTCTCACCCAAAGAGTATGTAAACTCTCTGCTTTGTGAGACAACTGACATGGATAAAAAGGAGCTGAAAGAAGGATGTCTTCTTTCAACTTTAGGCATTGACTCCATGCAGGCCATGACTTTGCAGAATGTCATCTTTCAGCAGAGAGGTGTGAATGTGCCTTTGGTAAAATTGTTGGATCCCAATGCCACTTTATCAACAATTGTAGCTATACTAAATGAAGAAGGTGAAAACATTTGTGATAACCAAAAGTCTGTCCCAGCTCAAGAAATGGAGGATGTTTCCACCAGACTGTAA
- the rdh12l gene encoding retinol dehydrogenase 12, like — MQGLRNVFRCAWSSTERLDGKTVVITGANTGIGKETAIDLAKRGAKVIMACRDAERGQAAVKEVVEGSGNQNIVFMKLDLADSKSIREFAEAINKDEPKLDILINNAGVMVCPYGKTADGFEMQIGVNHLGHFLLTYLLLDLIKKSAPARIITVSSLAHSWGSMKLDDLNSEKKYDKNAAYSQSKLANVLFSHSLSKRLEGTGVTTYSLHPGVVKTDLWRHLNGPQQVLMKMASPFTKNSSQGAQTSIYCAVEPSLEKESGGYYSDCAPAKCSSEGKDDVVAQKLWELSCQLLSITWE, encoded by the exons ATGCAGGGCTTAAG AAATGTGTTCCGGTGCGCCTGGTCCTCTACTGAGAGGCTGGATGGAAAAACTGTGGTCATCACTGGTGCCAACACGGGGATTGGCAAAGAGACAGCCATAGACCTGGCGAAGAGAG GGGCAAAGGTCATCATGGCATGCCGGGATGCAGAGAGAGGGCAGGCGGCTGTGAAGGAAGTCGTCGAGGGCTCAGGGAAccaaaatattgttttcatgaaacTGGACTTGGCAGACTCCAAGTCCATCAGAGAGTTTGCTGAAGCCATCAACAAAG ACGAGCCAAAGCTGGACATCCTCATCAACAACGCTGGTGTGATGGTCTGTCCTTATGGGAAGACGGCAGATGGATTTGAGATGCAGATCGGGGTCAATCATCTGG GTCACTTCTTGTTGACATATCTGCTGCTTGACCTGATCAAGAAGTCAGCACCAGCCAGGATCATCACTGTTTCCTCCTTGGCTCACAGCTGGGGCTCCATGAAACTCGATGACCTCAACAGCGAGAAGAAATACGACAAGAACGCTGCGTACTCTCAGAGCAAGCTCGCCAACGTCCTCTTCAGCCACTCCCTGTCCAAGCGACTAGAAG gCACAGGTGTCACGACATATTCCCTCCATCCCGGAGTCGTCAAGACGGATTTATGGCGTCATCTGAACGGCCCTCAGCAGGTTCTCATGAAGATGGCCAGTCCTTTCACCAAAAACTCCTCCCAGGGTGCTCAGACGTCCATCTACTGTGCGGTGGAGCCATCACTGGAGAAAGAGAGCGGTGGATACTACAG cgaCTGCGCTCCTGCTAAATGCTCATCAGAGGGCAAAGACGACGTCGTGGCACAGAAGTTGTGGGAGTTGAGCTGCCAGCTGCTGTCGATAACTTGGGAGTGA